In Thermoanaerobaculia bacterium, the genomic window TACCCCTTTGGAGCATGTACAACAAAGGGGGAGGTTTGAAGAAAGATCAGGAGAGTTAGAAATTTCAGCATTCAATCCTCATGTCCAGTTTGATCTGCCCGCAATTTCAATACCGAACAGATATCCATCCTCCCATTCTATGATATAAACGGAGATATGCCTATCTACGAGTCCAGAGAAGGAACAGCCCGGATTCGCATCTTTCTTCCGGAACAGGAATCGGAGATCTGTCCCTTTCTACCCAGGCAGATCCATGGTGCCCGCGTACACCATGTGGTTGATTCAGAGGGCCCCATTCCGGAAGCCGATGCGGTCTGGACCGATCGCACGGACATCTGGATCGGCGTCAAGACTGCGGACTGTATTCCCCTTCTCTTCTGGAACAACCACGGTGTGGGTGCCGTCCATGCAGGATGGCGGGGACTCGTCGCCGGCGTGATCCCCTCTTTTCTGAGAGCGGTGGAAAACCGGGAAGGTCTTCGTGTCCTGATCGGCCCCTGTATCGGATCCTGCTGCTACGAAGTGGGAGATGACGTAGCCCACCATTTCCCATCTTTTATGAAGGGGCCGTTTCTGGACCTGAGAGCCTGCGCCGTGCAGCAGCTGATCGAATCGGGAATAGGCGCCGACGGGATCACCCATCTGCCCTGGTGCACCCAATGTTCGGTTCGTAAGCTTCCCAGTTATCGTCGCGAAGGCGAGAACGCATCCCGGATCATTTCGGCTATCGTCCAGTTGCCATAATACGGAAAATTGCGTATTGTATAGATATCAATGGAGGGCTTATGAGAACCAGGAATCTCCTTATAATATCCATTCTGCTCGGCTCCGCCATAATGTTTGCTCAGGTCAACCCGGACAGTTCCCGCATTATTGGAGAAACCATCGATCAGGTCGGAAGGCCCCTTTCCGGGGTTACCGTCTCCTTTACTCATAACCCAACGGGAAAGATCTTTATCACCACCTCCAACACAGAGGGCGAGTTCCTCGTCGACTTTATGCCGGCCGGTATGTACACGGCCTCCGCCTCTCTGGAGAACTATCTGGCAACGGAATCGGATTTCGAACTGGTGTTGGGCCAGGAACTCCCGTTGACCCTCATCCTCGTGGAAGAGGGATTTGTGGAAGAGGTCAGCGTTCGCTCGTCGATCCCCCCCATCCCCTCCACAACGACTGACTCCGTGACCCACATTCCCACGGACATACTGGCTTCTCTTCCGCTCAACGGAAGGGACTTTTCCGACCTCGTGGCCTTAGCTCCCCAGGTGGTCAGCGATTCAGAGGAACGGATCCACATCGGCGGAGGCCGGGGCATTTTTACCTCTTACTTTCTGGACGGCGTGGATAACAACAGCTCTTTCTTTGGCGAGGAGCGGGGCGGGACCCTTCCTCCTTTCACGCTCTCCCAGACCGCCGTGGCCGAGTTCCAGATTTCCCAGGTCCCCTTTTCCGTTCAGTATGGAGGTGCCGCGGGCGGCATTGTAAACGCTGTAACCCGGAGCGGTTCCTCCACCCTCATGGGTGACGTCTTTCTCTATTTCAAAAACGATGCTCTGGTTGGAAAAGACGCGGCGGACCGCGAACCCGAGGATTTCGAGCAGACCCAGTACGGATTGACCCTGGGCGGTCCCTTCAGCCCGACCTGGTTTTACTTTCTGAGTGCCGACATCCAGGACTATTCCCATCCGACCTTCCGGGAATGGGACGACCCCACCGGGGCTCTGAACAACCCCGACAACATCGCATATCTGAGCCAATTCCTCAACCTGGACAGGGAAACGGGAACGATCAACCAGACCAACGACGAAGAAGCGTTTCTGGTAAGAATCGATGGACAGCTTTCTACCGAACATTCACTCTCAGCCCGAATTCAGCGATCCAATCAGGAAGGAATGAACCTGACCGACGATTTCCGCACTACGGGATATTCCAACAACGGAATTGAAAAGGATGATTTCTGGTCCTTTGCCTTTCACCTGACTTCGGTTCTCGGACAGGGTACGGCAAATGAAATCGTATTTCAGTACGCCGATGAAAACCGGCCCAGGGAGGCCACGGTCACCGGCCTGCCCGAAGTTATTATCGGGTCAGGCTATGAGGCAACCTTCGGCCAGAAAAACTATCTCCCCAACAGTGTGGAGGAGAAAATCCTGGAATTCCGGGACAACTTCACCTTTTTCTGGAAGGCCCACACCTTTCGTCTGGGAGCCCGGGGCGTCTGGTCTTCCTTCTCCGACTGGTTTTACCGTTACCAGCAGGGGTCTTACTTTTATGAATCGTGGAATGATTTTTTTTCAGGGGAACCCTCGCAATTTACTCAATCCTTCTCTGACGTGAATGGACTCGTTGAATTTGACTCCACATACATGGCTCTCTACGCTCAGGACACCTACCGCTGGGACCGCTGGACCCTGACCGGCGGGTTACGTTACGAGCGTCAGACCTTTTCCGATCCCGACCTGAAGAACCCCCTTCTACCCCCTGCCAACGAAGCCCCTTCCTTCTCCGATTTTTCCCCCCGTATCTCCTTTGCCTGGGATATCCAGGGAGACGGAACCCGGGTTCTTCGTGGAGGATGGGGTCGGTTCGTTTCCACGACACCGGCCCTTCTTGTCGCCACACCGTACCTCTTTAACGGAGTCACCGTTTCAAGATTCAATGTCGGCGCAGACGATCCGGCCATGCCCGACTTCCCCAATACCCTCCACGACGCGGGGGATCTGGCGGAGGTAACACCCGATGTCTACTACTTCGCCTCCGACTTTGAACAGCCCCGCGTCGATCGGACCGTCCTTGAATACGAGCAGGCACTGGGGCGGCGGTGGACCGTCAGCATCGGTGGACACTATGCCGCCTTCGACCGACTGGAGCGCAAGCAGGACCAGAACCTTACGATCCTCGGAGAAAACCAGTATGACTCCAGGAACCGCCCCAATTCAGATTTCAAGAGAATGGTCGCTTTTGTGTCGGATTCATGGGGCCGATACAGCGCCATCACGGTCCAGGCCCGGTATCGGAGTCCAGATCTCTTCCTTCATGCCCATTACACCTAT contains:
- a CDS encoding polyphenol oxidase family protein is translated as MPIYESREGTARIRIFLPEQESEICPFLPRQIHGARVHHVVDSEGPIPEADAVWTDRTDIWIGVKTADCIPLLFWNNHGVGAVHAGWRGLVAGVIPSFLRAVENREGLRVLIGPCIGSCCYEVGDDVAHHFPSFMKGPFLDLRACAVQQLIESGIGADGITHLPWCTQCSVRKLPSYRREGENASRIISAIVQLP
- a CDS encoding carboxypeptidase regulatory-like domain-containing protein, which produces MRTRNLLIISILLGSAIMFAQVNPDSSRIIGETIDQVGRPLSGVTVSFTHNPTGKIFITTSNTEGEFLVDFMPAGMYTASASLENYLATESDFELVLGQELPLTLILVEEGFVEEVSVRSSIPPIPSTTTDSVTHIPTDILASLPLNGRDFSDLVALAPQVVSDSEERIHIGGGRGIFTSYFLDGVDNNSSFFGEERGGTLPPFTLSQTAVAEFQISQVPFSVQYGGAAGGIVNAVTRSGSSTLMGDVFLYFKNDALVGKDAADREPEDFEQTQYGLTLGGPFSPTWFYFLSADIQDYSHPTFREWDDPTGALNNPDNIAYLSQFLNLDRETGTINQTNDEEAFLVRIDGQLSTEHSLSARIQRSNQEGMNLTDDFRTTGYSNNGIEKDDFWSFAFHLTSVLGQGTANEIVFQYADENRPREATVTGLPEVIIGSGYEATFGQKNYLPNSVEEKILEFRDNFTFFWKAHTFRLGARGVWSSFSDWFYRYQQGSYFYESWNDFFSGEPSQFTQSFSDVNGLVEFDSTYMALYAQDTYRWDRWTLTGGLRYERQTFSDPDLKNPLLPPANEAPSFSDFSPRISFAWDIQGDGTRVLRGGWGRFVSTTPALLVATPYLFNGVTVSRFNVGADDPAMPDFPNTLHDAGDLAEVTPDVYYFASDFEQPRVDRTVLEYEQALGRRWTVSIGGHYAAFDRLERKQDQNLTILGENQYDSRNRPNSDFKRMVAFVSDSWGRYSAITVQARYRSPDLFLHAHYTYSKSKDNDSNERSTSTRDLFPEDQYDLSSSWGNSSFDSPHRVVVYGSWSFHPRWALSGQAIAQSGFPYTALSHADSNGDGYYTDFATYDGVHYGRNTFRQPTYKTLDLRLSYTHPLGPGSLMIMLDAFNLFDWANWTTDQYVYTMKDAEGNVVLNPTFGDETLPGAPRQFQIGLRYSF